Proteins encoded by one window of Cuniculiplasma divulgatum:
- the gcvT gene encoding glycine cleavage system aminomethyltransferase GcvT codes for MRTVLYDEHVKMNANIVDFHGWDMPLYYESIIKEHMYVRERCGVFDVSHMGDIFLTGSGAEESLMKLFPSDISKMKEGDCLYTAFLNNDGNMIDDTIIYKFNKEKFLCVPNAATTDKILDHILKNKTNNCEVKNSSSELSCIAIQGKDSVNIMKNLGLKFPDFFKFYEEKGMIISGTGYTGEIGCEIIIKNNEAVNLWEKIVDDLKKIGCGPCGLGSRDTLRMEKGMLLSGQDFNSDKNPYEASISFIVDNDHNYIGREKLLSNQKPERIFRGIIMNEKGSFPRHGNLIYDESGKEIGIITSGSISPILGKGIGLGYINRNESKSDTSILVGIRDRKFNGKVSRPRIVP; via the coding sequence ATGAGAACAGTTCTATATGATGAACATGTAAAAATGAATGCAAATATTGTTGACTTTCATGGATGGGATATGCCATTATACTATGAATCAATAATAAAAGAACATATGTATGTTAGGGAGAGATGTGGAGTTTTTGATGTTTCCCATATGGGTGACATATTCCTAACAGGTAGTGGAGCTGAGGAAAGTCTAATGAAACTTTTTCCATCAGATATATCAAAGATGAAAGAAGGAGACTGTTTATACACTGCTTTCCTGAATAATGATGGAAATATGATTGATGATACAATAATTTACAAATTTAACAAAGAAAAATTTCTATGTGTACCAAATGCTGCAACAACTGATAAGATACTGGATCATATATTGAAAAATAAAACTAATAACTGTGAGGTAAAAAATTCTTCGAGTGAATTATCATGTATAGCAATCCAGGGAAAGGATTCAGTTAATATTATGAAAAATTTAGGCTTAAAATTTCCAGATTTTTTCAAATTTTATGAGGAAAAGGGAATGATAATTTCAGGCACAGGTTATACTGGAGAAATAGGATGTGAAATAATTATAAAAAATAATGAAGCAGTTAATCTGTGGGAAAAAATAGTGGATGATTTGAAAAAAATAGGATGTGGTCCTTGTGGTTTGGGTTCGAGAGATACTCTAAGAATGGAAAAAGGTATGCTTCTCTCAGGCCAGGACTTCAATTCAGATAAAAACCCATACGAAGCTTCTATTTCATTTATCGTAGATAATGATCATAATTATATTGGTAGAGAAAAACTCCTATCTAATCAGAAACCTGAAAGAATCTTTAGGGGAATTATTATGAATGAAAAAGGTTCATTTCCAAGACATGGTAATTTAATTTATGACGAATCTGGTAAAGAAATAGGTATAATCACAAGCGGAAGTATTTCTCCAATTCTTGGAAAGGGAATAGGACTTGGTTACATAAACAGAAATGAATCAAAAAGTGATACATCAATTCTCGTTGGTATAAGGGATAGAAAATTCAATGGTAAGGTATCAAGGCCCAGGATAGTTCCTTAA
- the pdxT gene encoding pyridoxal 5'-phosphate synthase glutaminase subunit PdxT, which translates to MKIGVIGFQGDVEEHINILKILSENGRNIEPLRVRNKDQLREVSAIIIPGGESTTIYKLIKEYGIYEDIVDSVKHGKPLMGTCAGIILASSKTNDTRVEGMGLLDIEIERNAYGRQGESFIDNVDIKDIGNYMAVFIRAPVIKSVNHGEIMAYQAGKPIMVRDGNVIGLTFHPELTDDTRVHEYFIRMIGGEGGTSSGTSEEKVTVK; encoded by the coding sequence GTGAAGATTGGTGTAATCGGGTTCCAGGGTGACGTGGAAGAGCATATCAATATCCTGAAAATATTAAGTGAAAATGGAAGAAATATAGAACCATTAAGGGTGAGGAATAAAGACCAGTTGAGAGAAGTTTCTGCCATAATAATACCAGGAGGGGAAAGTACAACCATTTATAAGCTGATAAAAGAGTATGGAATTTATGAAGATATAGTAGATAGTGTAAAACATGGTAAACCACTTATGGGTACCTGTGCCGGCATAATCCTTGCATCTTCAAAGACAAACGATACAAGAGTTGAGGGAATGGGCCTTCTTGATATTGAAATAGAAAGAAATGCATATGGAAGACAGGGAGAATCTTTTATTGATAATGTTGATATTAAAGATATAGGTAATTACATGGCTGTTTTTATAAGAGCCCCAGTTATTAAATCTGTTAACCATGGTGAAATAATGGCATACCAGGCCGGAAAACCAATAATGGTGAGAGATGGAAATGTGATTGGACTTACTTTTCATCCTGAATTAACAGATGATACAAGAGTTCATGAGTATTTTATAAGAATGATAGGGGGAGAGGGGGGTACTTCCAGTGGAACAAGTGAAGAAAAGGTGACTGTAAAATGA